A region from the Halorussus halophilus genome encodes:
- a CDS encoding nucleotide sugar dehydrogenase, producing the protein MSQDHTQSGSETVEEVPRPTISSGESPTSNVTAVTVNTLARAGKHPASSRVLVVGLRDPDTGNDAHVRTIVECLDKEGVEVVGYDRRLDAEATASLDVEIQDSLSLDDFDGVILTTPDPACTTDELDSMATALCGHPIVVDLTGSIDVRAAAEHGITAVSYWGV; encoded by the coding sequence ATGTCACAGGACCACACCCAGTCCGGGAGTGAGACCGTCGAGGAAGTACCGCGGCCCACCATATCGAGTGGCGAATCGCCGACGTCGAACGTGACCGCAGTGACGGTCAACACGCTCGCCCGCGCGGGCAAACATCCCGCGAGTAGTCGCGTGCTCGTCGTCGGACTACGCGACCCGGACACTGGGAACGACGCCCACGTTCGGACCATCGTAGAGTGTCTCGACAAGGAGGGCGTCGAGGTGGTCGGCTACGACCGCAGACTCGACGCGGAAGCTACTGCGAGCCTCGACGTCGAGATACAGGACTCGCTCTCGTTGGACGACTTCGACGGCGTCATCCTGACGACGCCGGACCCTGCCTGTACGACCGACGAACTGGATTCGATGGCGACCGCGCTCTGTGGTCATCCAATCGTGGTAGACTTGACGGGCTCTATCGACGTGCGAGCGGCCGCAGAGCATGGAATCACCGCGGTCTCCTACTGGGGGGTCTGA
- a CDS encoding glycosyltransferase family 2 protein, translating to MYRDHTIGVVVPAYNEEGHVADVLDEVPEFVDRVFVVDDASTDDTWAEINEYAKSVNPGESAAEDEDEATDGDESAEAVVADGGATVADASTATTESGAADTGPEIVPIRHETNQGAGGALKTGYIRARDEGMEVTVTIDADGQMDPDIMDRFLDPIVSGEADYTKGNRFANPDYREEMPEFRQVGNQILTYLTRIASGYWRMADPQNGYTAISIEALWAIEIEEMYEYYGYCNDVLVKLNAKGMTVADVPMPAKYGDEESSITYSEYIPKVSGMLLRNFFWRLKERYSPTDTTPLAYATGTLFGLLALRSGGAALASFVGENDTADGAAESASEGSVSDSNSAGSMLKRLFVGVFAVLAGMVLDRRANEDREAHQ from the coding sequence ATGTACCGAGACCACACCATCGGCGTCGTCGTCCCCGCGTACAACGAGGAAGGCCACGTCGCCGACGTACTGGACGAGGTTCCGGAGTTCGTGGACCGCGTCTTCGTCGTGGACGACGCTTCGACGGACGATACGTGGGCCGAAATCAACGAGTACGCCAAGTCGGTCAACCCCGGCGAGTCGGCCGCGGAGGACGAGGACGAAGCCACAGACGGCGACGAATCGGCCGAAGCGGTGGTCGCCGACGGCGGAGCTACGGTCGCCGACGCTAGCACCGCGACCACTGAGAGCGGGGCGGCCGACACCGGTCCCGAAATCGTCCCGATTCGCCACGAGACGAATCAGGGGGCAGGCGGCGCGCTCAAGACTGGCTACATTCGCGCACGCGACGAGGGGATGGAGGTCACGGTCACTATCGACGCCGACGGCCAGATGGACCCGGACATCATGGACCGCTTCTTGGACCCCATCGTCTCCGGCGAGGCCGACTACACGAAGGGGAATCGATTTGCGAACCCCGACTACCGCGAGGAGATGCCCGAGTTCCGGCAAGTCGGCAACCAGATTCTGACCTACCTCACTCGAATTGCGAGTGGGTACTGGCGGATGGCCGACCCGCAGAACGGCTACACAGCCATCTCCATCGAGGCGCTCTGGGCCATCGAAATCGAGGAGATGTACGAGTACTACGGCTACTGCAACGACGTCCTCGTCAAACTCAACGCCAAGGGGATGACCGTCGCGGACGTGCCGATGCCCGCCAAGTACGGCGACGAGGAGAGCAGCATCACCTACAGCGAGTACATCCCGAAGGTGTCGGGAATGTTGCTTCGCAACTTCTTCTGGCGACTGAAGGAGCGCTACAGTCCGACCGACACTACGCCGCTGGCGTACGCGACTGGAACTCTCTTCGGCCTCCTCGCGCTCCGTTCGGGCGGTGCCGCACTCGCCTCCTTCGTCGGCGAGAACGACACCGCCGACGGAGCGGCAGAGTCGGCCTCCGAGGGCTCGGTTTCAGATTCGAACTCGGCGGGGTCGATGCTCAAACGACTGTTCGTCGGCGTGTTCGCCGTCCTCGCCGGAATGGTGCTGGACAGACGAGCCAACGAGGACCGGGAGGCCCACCAATGA
- a CDS encoding DUF354 domain-containing protein, with amino-acid sequence MRVVVTIQHPAHVHFFKHAIRELEAQDHEVHVFAREKEMAIDLLETYDIDYEVLAGESDSLASLAMVQATYEAKLLRRARKIDPDVITAIGGVAASHVAKVTDAKSVVFYDTEHAELIQQLAYPFADAVFTPDCFRREVEAPHVRYAGYHELAYLHPDRFDPDPSVLDDLGVEVGDDEQLVVCRLVEWGASHDVGNGGFDDIEDVVSQLEDAGGKVLITAEGDLPESLESYQVSVAPERMHDLLAHADLFVGEGATMAAESAVLGTPAVYVNTLSMGYTDELEDYGLLYHFDGEERHQRGLHQSVEILEREAPTFWEGRRESMLADKTDAPDMILRAIETVVPEDVALREEARLRREARREEVTTT; translated from the coding sequence ATGAGAGTCGTCGTCACCATCCAGCATCCGGCGCACGTCCACTTCTTCAAGCACGCCATCCGCGAACTGGAGGCCCAAGACCACGAGGTCCACGTCTTCGCGCGCGAGAAGGAGATGGCTATCGACCTGCTGGAGACCTACGACATCGACTACGAGGTACTGGCAGGCGAGTCGGACTCGCTGGCGTCGCTGGCGATGGTGCAGGCGACTTACGAGGCAAAACTGCTTCGGCGTGCGCGCAAAATCGACCCGGACGTCATCACCGCAATCGGCGGCGTCGCGGCGTCCCACGTCGCGAAAGTGACCGACGCGAAGTCGGTCGTCTTCTACGACACCGAACACGCCGAACTCATCCAGCAACTCGCCTACCCGTTCGCGGACGCCGTCTTCACGCCGGACTGCTTCCGTCGCGAGGTCGAGGCCCCGCACGTCCGGTACGCGGGCTACCACGAACTCGCCTACCTCCACCCCGACCGATTCGACCCGGACCCTTCGGTCTTGGACGATCTCGGTGTCGAAGTCGGGGACGACGAGCAACTCGTCGTCTGCCGACTGGTCGAGTGGGGTGCCTCTCACGACGTGGGCAACGGCGGATTCGACGACATCGAAGACGTCGTCTCGCAACTCGAAGACGCGGGTGGGAAGGTCCTCATCACCGCAGAGGGCGACCTGCCAGAGTCGCTCGAATCCTACCAAGTCTCGGTCGCGCCCGAGCGGATGCACGACCTACTCGCGCACGCCGACCTGTTCGTCGGCGAGGGGGCGACGATGGCCGCCGAGAGCGCGGTGCTGGGCACTCCGGCAGTGTACGTCAACACGCTCTCGATGGGCTACACCGACGAACTCGAAGACTACGGTCTGCTCTACCACTTCGATGGCGAGGAGCGCCACCAGCGCGGACTCCATCAGTCCGTCGAGATACTGGAGCGCGAAGCACCGACGTTCTGGGAGGGCCGCCGCGAGTCGATGCTGGCGGACAAGACGGACGCGCCGGACATGATTCTCCGGGCTATCGAGACTGTCGTGCCCGAGGACGTGGCTCTCCGCGAGGAGGCCCGCCTTCGTAGAGAGGCCCGCCGCGAGGAGGTGACGACTACGTGA